In Mobula hypostoma chromosome 11, sMobHyp1.1, whole genome shotgun sequence, the following are encoded in one genomic region:
- the LOC134353899 gene encoding histone H3 — protein MARTKQTARKSTGGKAPRKQLATKAARKSAPATGGVKKPHRYRPGTVALREIRRYQKSTELLIRKLPFQRLVREIAQDFKTDLRFQSSAVMALQEASEAYLVGLFEDTNLCAIHAKRVTIMPKDIQLARRIRGERA, from the coding sequence ATGGCTCGGACCAAGCAAACAGCGCGTAAATCGACCGGTGGCAAAGCTCCCCGCAAACAACTGGCGACCAAAGCGGCGCGCAAGAGCGCTCCGGCAACAGGCGGAGTGAAGAAGCCCCATCGCTACCGGCCCGGCACCGTGGCTCTGAGGGAGATCCGGCGCTACCAGAAATCCACCGAGTTGCTCATCCGCAAACTGCCCTTCCAGCGCCTGGTGCGCGAAATCGCTCAGGACTTCAAAACCGATCTGCGCTTCCAGAGCTCGGCCGTCATGGCCCTGCAGGAGGCCAGCGAAGCTTACCTGGTGGGGCTCTTTGAGGACACCAACCTGTGCGCCATCCACGCCAAGCGAGTCACCATCATGCCCAAAGACATCCAGCTGGCCCGGCGTATCCGCGGCGAGCGCGCCTAA